ACATATGCGCGTCGATCAACAGAGGTGTGGGGCGCACAGACCTGCGACAGTCTGGCAGGCGTCTTCTCCTCTTGCGCAGGTTTCTTGTGGACGTCTTCGCTCGCGATGCTCTCGCGCTCCTCCGCGATGTTGCGACACCGATGAGTCAACAGTACAagagagcggcgctgccaaTGCGAATGTGCGAGGCGCTGAACATTGTTCATGCGCAAAACGGTAGCAGGTAGGTTGcaccgtgtgcgtgtgtgagagcgaacccccatcaccactcTCTCCGGTAAGCGTTCATGTGTGCGTCCTGAGGCCGAATCTACGCACTTCTCCTCTGTCGTCTGCATCCCGCCACTGCCCTTTCGCACACATACGTGCCGACAAGCGAGTTGGAGCGTCGTCTTCACAGCAGAGAAAGCAAGGTCCTGAACTGGCACCAGCGCATCCCACTGATAACAGGCCTGTGCACGCTCACCACATCCCCATAAGACTACTTACCCACAGTGCGCGTACATCTGCACAGCCGCGTATCGATTCGAGAACTCCGCACCAaatacaaaaaaaagaggaggaaatTCTGACCTCACCACGCCCGTCCCAAGAACACGCCCACAAGACGATGTCGTCGATGGACTCGATGCGCCTGCAGGCGACGATCCGCCTCATTCGGCAGTGCAAAACctccgaggaggagcggtCAAACGTGAAAATCATCACTGCGCAACTGCGGAAAGGGTTCACCGAGGCGAAGCCGTACATTCGGGTGCGGTACATGCTGATGCTTCTCTACATTCGGATGCTTGGCTACCCGACGGAGTTCGCGCACATGGAGGTGTTAAAGCTCCTGTCGCAGACCGATTTCTCCGGCATTCGCGTCGGCTatctcgcgctgcagcttctctTCAGTGAAAGCGACGAGGTGCTGACGCTTGTGGAGAATCGCATGATTGCACACCTCAGCCTTGCAGGGTCTCGCCGGGGCATCTCGTAcgagcagctctgcctcATCGGCATCTCGCTGAATGCGGCAGCCAACATCGCCAGCGAGGACATGTGCCGTGACCTCCTCGACTCCATCTTGCACCTCTTCAAGAACAGcccacagcagctgcgcagcaagGCTGCCCTGGCCGCGCTACGTGTGGTGCGGAAGGCACCTGATCAGGCGGGGTACATTCTGGAGCACTGCACAGACCTCTTTGACGGGAATACGGAGTCGGTCATGTGCGTCCTGACGCTTGTCATCGAATGCCTTCAGATAGACTCAGGAGCAAAGATGATCGGCGCGTTCCGCAAGCACGCTATGAGCGCCGTGCGGGCGCTGAAGGCGCTCGTGCTCTCATCTCGCATCACGGATGAGGACGTCAACGGCATCACGGACCCTTTCCTGCAGGTGAAGCTGCTCCACTTCATGCGCATCATCGGTGCCGACAGCGATGTCACTTCAGAAGCCCTCAACGACGTGCTCGCGCAGGTGATCACGAACACGGACGCGACGCGTAACGTCGGCTGCGCCGTATTGTAcgagtgcgtgcgcacgaTCAACGCCATCGAGAGCGATGAAGGCCTTCGCACCCTTGCCATCAACACGATCAGCCGCTTCCTCGCCTCCGTCAAGGATAACAACCTGCGCTTTGTGGGGCTCCAGACACTGCTCATGTACTCGAGCAAGGACTTCGACGCCGTGGTGCAGCATCAGGCGATCGTTCTTGAATGCCTGCGGGATGCCGACCTCTCGATacggcgccgtgcactgGACCTCACGGTGACGCTCATCACGGTGAACAACGTGCGGCTTCTTGTGCCCGACCTCATCGCGTACATGTCGCTGTGCTCCGAGGAGATGAAGGGCGACGTGGCGCGGCACATCTGCAGCGTGATTGAGACGCACTACCCCAGCGATATTTGGCGTATCGACTACTCCATCCGTTTTCTCAAGGTGGCAAAGCAGTTTGCCCCGCTGGATTTTGCCCGCCGCCTGCTCGTCGTTCTCTCGAGCCAGACAAAGGACGTGCAAACACGTGCGGTCGAGGCGTTATGGGAGGAGGCCTCGTACCCGTTCGACGCGCGGCATCAGTCTCGCAAGGCGTTCCTCCTGGTGGCGCTGTGGTGCATTGGTGAGtacgtggagctgctgctcggcgccgTGAAGGGGCTGACGGCGGTGGACGTGGCGACGTGCCTTAGCAGTCTCACCACAAATTCAAGCTTCACTCTCATCAAGCAGTACGGTCTGACGGCGCTCATGAAGGTCGCGACCAAGTGCCCCGACGCCAAGTCAcaggcgatggcgacgtTGACGAGCAATATGACTAGCATGGACTGCGAGCtacagcagcgcgcgtgcgagTACACGACACTGCTGGTGGACTTCCCGCAGGAGGCAGTTTTTAGCTTTAGTCAAATGCCGCCTATCAACC
The window above is part of the Leishmania mexicana MHOM/GT/2001/U1103 complete genome, chromosome 33 genome. Proteins encoded here:
- a CDS encoding putative adaptor gamma-1 chain; the protein is MSSMDSMRLQATIRLIRQCKTSEEERSNVKIITAQLRKGFTEAKPYIRVRYMLMLLYIRMLGYPTEFAHMEVLKLLSQTDFSGIRVGYLALQLLFSESDEVLTLVENRMIAHLSLAGSRRGISYEQLCLIGISLNAAANIASEDMCRDLLDSILHLFKNSPQQLRSKAALAALRVVRKAPDQAGYILEHCTDLFDGNTESVMCVLTLVIECLQIDSGAKMIGAFRKHAMSAVRALKALVLSSRITDEDVNGITDPFLQVKLLHFMRIIGADSDVTSEALNDVLAQVITNTDATRNVGCAVLYECVRTINAIESDEGLRTLAINTISRFLASVKDNNLRFVGLQTLLMYSSKDFDAVVQHQAIVLECLRDADLSIRRRALDLTVTLITVNNVRLLVPDLIAYMSLCSEEMKGDVARHICSVIETHYPSDIWRIDYSIRFLKVAKQFAPLDFARRLLVVLSSQTKDVQTRAVEALWEEASYPFDARHQSRKAFLLVALWCIGEYVELLLGAVKGLTAVDVATCLSSLTTNSSFTLIKQYGLTALMKVATKCPDAKSQAMATLTSNMTSMDCELQQRACEYTTLLVDFPQEAVFSFSQMPPINPEADAVKPVEVVSLTQEQLRQETTNTLDDLFNFDGATKPTSPGIDTPTLMAGSSSQVHSLFSPNVTVLTMPQRATSSTNAFDDIFGDSGEGCAPAVSGSTMMAEASVKSESASPAGAGGVTGVCVYSCGDFDVLLSGRMEGSTIFADLVVQSKLSEAVEQLNFSVAVLRICTVEVAPVPSTIAPHGVATQQLKVDNTQNTANPRMLGLRVRISYTVRGEPREQMFQVSQTL